Proteins co-encoded in one Thermodesulfobacteriota bacterium genomic window:
- a CDS encoding DUF4870 domain-containing protein: MEPREKSSTGLEDNVAGFLCYLLGFITGIVFLVVERKSSFVKFHARQSTITFLGLFVVMGVLGFIPLLNLLVVPLWILGLILWLVLMVKALRGQRYVLPIIGKLAEVKED, translated from the coding sequence GCGGGAGAAATCGAGCACCGGGCTTGAGGACAACGTAGCAGGATTCCTTTGTTATCTTTTGGGATTTATCACGGGAATCGTCTTTCTCGTTGTGGAGAGGAAGAGCAGCTTCGTGAAGTTCCATGCCAGGCAATCCACGATTACCTTCCTCGGTCTCTTCGTCGTCATGGGAGTCCTCGGCTTCATCCCCCTCCTCAACCTGTTAGTGGTGCCCCTCTGGATCTTGGGTCTCATCCTTTGGCTCGTGCTCATGGTGAAGGCGCTTCGGGGACAGCGATATGTCCTGCCGATCATCGGTAAGCTGGCCGAAGTGAAGGAAGATTAA